In one window of Paraburkholderia sp. BL10I2N1 DNA:
- a CDS encoding tautomerase family protein, translating to MPLWNIYHPVGAYTAEDKQEMAKRIADIYIIPRFYVGVLFHEQPKDSFFMGGESRGDFVRIRLDQFARHISKDVAWTESWLRKANAAIAPFVQDRGYHYELHVGETPRELWLIDSIRPPRPDTEAEKKWKLENRASPYEPSEG from the coding sequence GGTGCCTACACGGCAGAAGACAAGCAGGAGATGGCAAAGCGAATCGCCGACATTTACATCATCCCTCGCTTCTACGTAGGTGTTCTGTTTCATGAACAGCCGAAAGACTCCTTCTTCATGGGGGGGGAGTCGCGGGGTGATTTTGTCAGAATCAGATTAGATCAATTCGCCAGACACATCTCCAAGGACGTCGCGTGGACGGAGTCGTGGCTGCGCAAGGCGAACGCTGCGATTGCGCCATTTGTCCAGGATCGGGGCTACCACTACGAGTTGCATGTCGGCGAAACGCCGCGAGAACTGTGGTTGATCGACAGCATTCGACCACCTCGGCCTGATACGGAAGCCGAGAAGAAATGGAAGCTCGAAAACCGGGCGTCTCCCTATGAGCCGAGCGAAGGTTGA
- a CDS encoding zinc-dependent alcohol dehydrogenase family protein, which produces MKALIIERNGEPSEVVHWRDLPEPTPGPAEVRVRMLLAPVHPSDLHVIRGRFARQRQPELPASPGSEGVGIIDAVGGDVPRTRIGERVVLLNVPGTWREQVISLAERAIPVPAVISDEDAAQALINPMTAWAMTMSEHQLGRGDWLVQSAAGSTVGRLVLQIAKAQGFRTINLVRREEQVAEIQDLGGDVVLCTADESWPEQLMKATGGNGIVNAIDCVAGRTGATLARQLAPNGCLLVYGALSSHRQTDPAGFEMPIFAPALIYSSAEVRGWLIFSWLARKGLSEGSQTLRSLLDRMAAGTLKPPAARRYHVERAREAFTAAESAAHDAKPLLAFAER; this is translated from the coding sequence ATGAAGGCCCTGATCATCGAACGCAACGGCGAGCCGTCAGAGGTAGTCCACTGGCGTGATTTGCCCGAGCCCACGCCCGGGCCAGCTGAAGTCCGCGTGAGGATGCTGCTGGCGCCCGTGCACCCGTCCGACCTGCACGTCATCCGCGGACGTTTCGCCCGTCAGCGTCAGCCTGAACTGCCCGCCTCACCCGGCTCCGAGGGCGTCGGAATCATCGACGCCGTGGGCGGCGACGTGCCGCGCACGCGGATCGGAGAGCGCGTCGTTTTACTGAACGTGCCCGGAACCTGGAGAGAGCAGGTCATCAGTCTGGCTGAACGGGCGATACCTGTACCGGCGGTGATCTCCGACGAGGACGCTGCACAGGCTCTCATCAACCCGATGACGGCATGGGCAATGACGATGAGCGAGCACCAGCTCGGGCGCGGTGACTGGCTTGTCCAGAGCGCGGCCGGCTCGACGGTCGGTCGCCTCGTGCTGCAGATCGCGAAAGCGCAGGGGTTCCGCACCATCAACCTCGTACGCCGTGAAGAGCAGGTCGCTGAGATCCAGGATCTTGGCGGTGACGTCGTGCTATGCACCGCGGACGAAAGCTGGCCGGAGCAGCTGATGAAGGCCACTGGCGGCAATGGCATCGTGAACGCGATTGACTGCGTCGCCGGCCGCACGGGCGCTACGCTTGCGCGTCAGCTGGCCCCGAACGGATGCCTGCTCGTCTATGGAGCCTTGTCGTCGCACCGTCAGACCGACCCGGCGGGCTTCGAGATGCCGATTTTCGCCCCGGCGCTTATCTACTCCAGTGCCGAGGTGCGCGGCTGGCTCATCTTCTCGTGGCTCGCGCGCAAGGGCTTGAGTGAAGGCAGCCAGACGCTGCGCAGCCTGCTCGACCGCATGGCTGCGGGCACCTTGAAGCCGCCGGCAGCGCGCCGCTACCACGTCGAACGCGCACGAGAAGCCTTCACGGCCGCGGAGAGCGCCGCACACGACGCCAAACCGCTGCTAGCGTTCGCGGAGCGCTGA
- a CDS encoding TetR/AcrR family transcriptional regulator yields MSYSLSPFLENTVVYVKREQSDENREALLATASRLFRERGIDGVGVAEIAREAGLTHGALYAHFRSKDDLATEAFSQGLARSREAFRGKAARRKHSVLGYLDYLFSPLRRDDPGMSCPMTASASEIGRHGKDISARFAKGFQDKASAFEAVLDEAIPEAERRRLAMTIVAAEIGAMAAARAVAKSDPSLSDEILKAVRAVLLKASEGQ; encoded by the coding sequence GTGAGTTATTCGCTGTCCCCGTTTCTGGAGAACACCGTGGTGTATGTAAAACGCGAGCAATCCGACGAAAACCGCGAAGCGCTGCTGGCCACGGCTAGCCGGCTGTTTCGCGAACGAGGTATCGATGGCGTGGGCGTCGCGGAAATCGCGCGCGAAGCCGGGCTGACACATGGGGCGCTGTACGCGCATTTCCGCTCGAAGGACGATCTTGCGACGGAAGCCTTTTCGCAGGGCCTGGCGCGGAGTCGCGAAGCGTTCCGGGGCAAGGCAGCGCGTCGCAAGCACAGCGTGTTGGGGTATCTCGACTATCTGTTTTCACCGCTAAGACGCGACGATCCCGGCATGAGTTGTCCGATGACGGCGTCGGCGAGCGAAATTGGCCGGCACGGAAAGGACATCAGTGCGCGGTTTGCCAAAGGGTTTCAGGACAAGGCGAGCGCATTCGAGGCCGTGCTGGACGAAGCAATCCCCGAGGCCGAACGGCGCCGTCTGGCGATGACCATCGTCGCAGCGGAAATCGGGGCAATGGCCGCCGCCCGCGCCGTCGCCAAGAGCGACCCTTCGTTGTCCGATGAAATATTGAAGGCGGTGCGTGCCGTGCTGTTGAAAGCATCGGAGGGGCAGTAA
- a CDS encoding YciI family protein, with product MKVVNYTTYVQDRHRVDASRADHQAYADALREHDRLVMGGPLLDDDGRPRGVLLVYEVASKEEAETLVQGDPFVLNGAIADYRLSEWTVLNSNLELLAAALVAKDRRVAPKESRASGATPFDSVAHAARTYVNYAKYVADRSQVARVRPAHRSYARTIKANGELIMAGPFADDSGALFIYRAQSKDEAMALVLEDPYHAAGVFETFALSEWRLFGLNAGLIQDR from the coding sequence ATGAAAGTCGTGAACTACACGACGTACGTTCAGGACCGGCACAGAGTGGACGCATCCCGAGCCGACCATCAGGCTTATGCGGATGCGCTTCGGGAACACGACCGGTTGGTGATGGGCGGCCCGCTGCTCGATGACGACGGGCGGCCCCGCGGCGTCCTGCTCGTTTATGAGGTTGCGTCGAAAGAGGAGGCCGAAACGTTGGTGCAAGGAGATCCGTTCGTTCTGAATGGTGCGATCGCGGACTATCGCCTGTCAGAGTGGACCGTGCTGAACAGCAATCTCGAGTTGCTCGCTGCCGCGCTCGTCGCGAAAGATCGACGTGTTGCGCCCAAAGAATCGCGTGCATCTGGCGCTACGCCATTTGATTCAGTCGCGCACGCCGCGCGAACCTATGTCAATTACGCGAAATATGTTGCCGATCGCTCACAAGTCGCGCGTGTGAGGCCGGCGCACCGGTCGTATGCACGGACGATCAAGGCGAACGGCGAGCTAATCATGGCGGGTCCTTTTGCAGACGACTCGGGCGCGCTGTTCATTTATCGGGCGCAGTCGAAAGACGAAGCGATGGCGCTGGTACTGGAGGACCCGTACCACGCTGCGGGCGTGTTCGAAACGTTCGCGCTTTCCGAGTGGCGGTTGTTCGGGTTGAACGCGGGCTTGATTCAGGACCGTTGA
- a CDS encoding ISL3 family transposase: MNQTQLFEAALGIKAPWYVQGVDFDAARRELTIAVDFVAGTRFPYPGVAGEHPAHDTQIKRLRHLNFFQHECYLEVRVPRVRLPDGSVRLVEPDWIGKLDGFTLLFEALVLTLCREMTFAAVARVVNLSWHRVKAICDRYVDLAVAATDLSEVTAVAIDETSARRGQDYISLVADMDARRVVFVTPGKDAGVVERFARHLEEHNATPAQIESVSIDMSAAFIKGVDEHLPDARVTFDKFHVVAHASKALDGVRRAQQKTDPSLKGMRWSLLKDAEKLDLAQLTDLEALISQYATNRTARAWMYREQLREILDRKQIHVVSKMLRRWCGNVMRSKVEPMKDVARMIRRHFDGIIAWAQTRQTNGFIEAINGLFQAAKRKARGYASFKTMRTVLFLIAGKLDFSALNPHAS, translated from the coding sequence ATGAACCAGACCCAACTGTTTGAAGCCGCCTTGGGAATCAAGGCCCCGTGGTACGTGCAAGGCGTCGATTTCGATGCCGCGCGGCGTGAACTGACCATTGCCGTGGACTTTGTCGCGGGTACGCGCTTTCCCTATCCCGGCGTCGCGGGCGAGCATCCGGCTCACGACACCCAGATCAAGCGGCTGCGCCACCTCAACTTCTTTCAGCACGAGTGCTATCTGGAGGTTCGGGTGCCGCGGGTGCGTCTGCCGGACGGCTCGGTGCGCCTGGTCGAACCCGACTGGATAGGCAAGCTGGACGGCTTCACGCTGCTGTTTGAAGCGCTCGTGCTGACGCTGTGCCGGGAGATGACATTTGCCGCGGTGGCCCGCGTGGTGAACCTGTCGTGGCATCGGGTGAAGGCCATCTGTGACCGTTACGTGGACCTGGCCGTGGCCGCGACCGACCTGTCCGAAGTTACCGCGGTGGCCATTGACGAAACGTCGGCCCGACGTGGGCAGGACTATATCTCGCTGGTCGCCGACATGGACGCAAGGCGCGTGGTCTTCGTCACGCCAGGCAAGGATGCCGGCGTTGTCGAACGCTTTGCCCGGCACCTGGAGGAACATAATGCCACGCCTGCACAGATCGAATCGGTCAGCATCGACATGTCGGCTGCCTTCATCAAGGGCGTGGACGAACACCTGCCCGACGCGCGTGTGACCTTCGACAAGTTTCATGTCGTGGCGCATGCGTCCAAAGCGCTTGATGGTGTGCGCCGCGCGCAGCAGAAAACCGATCCCTCGCTGAAGGGCATGCGCTGGTCGCTGCTCAAGGATGCCGAGAAACTCGATCTCGCGCAACTGACCGATCTCGAGGCGCTGATCAGCCAGTACGCCACCAACCGCACGGCCCGAGCGTGGATGTACCGCGAGCAACTGCGCGAGATTCTCGATCGCAAACAGATCCACGTCGTCTCCAAAATGCTGCGCCGGTGGTGCGGCAACGTCATGCGTTCCAAGGTCGAGCCCATGAAGGACGTCGCGCGCATGATCCGTCGTCATTTCGACGGCATCATCGCGTGGGCGCAGACACGCCAGACCAATGGATTCATTGAGGCGATCAACGGCCTGTTTCAGGCCGCCAAGCGCAAGGCACGGGGATACGCCAGCTTCAAGACCATGCGCACCGTGCTGTTTCTCATCGCGGGCAAACTCGACTTCTCAGCACTCAATCCGCATGCCTCGTGA
- a CDS encoding epoxide hydrolase family protein, which produces MLNDIHPHTPSRRHFLGVAAASVASASLSQLAFAETSQSVTDVAQPADNDKTAIRALRVHVPESQLVDLRRRIKSTRWPERETVTDSSQGVQLATMRRLARYWSTNYDWRKVEARLNALPQFVTEIDGLDIHFIHVRSKHQNALPIIVTHGWPGSIIEQLKIIGPLTNPTAHGANASDAFDIVIPSLPGYGFSGKPTATGWDPARIARAWIVLMQRLGYTRYVAQGGDWGNAVTEQMALIAPPELLGIHTNMPATVPDDIANALKYGNPPPAGLTPDEKHAFDQLDNFYKHGLGYAQEMANRPQTLYGIEDSPIGLAAWMLDHDAASQVMIARVFDGQSEGLTRDDVLDNVTLYWLTNTGVSSARLYWENKLNFFAPKRVEVPVAVSVFPDEIYAAPQSWAGKAYPKLVHYNRLPKGGHFAAWEQPQAFTEEVRVSFRTLR; this is translated from the coding sequence GTGTTAAACGATATCCATCCTCATACGCCGTCGCGTCGGCATTTTCTTGGTGTGGCGGCGGCGTCGGTTGCTTCTGCCTCATTGAGCCAGCTCGCTTTTGCGGAAACAAGTCAATCTGTCACTGATGTCGCGCAACCTGCGGATAACGACAAGACAGCTATCCGTGCACTGCGTGTGCATGTGCCGGAATCGCAACTTGTCGATTTGCGCAGGCGAATCAAGTCGACTCGATGGCCTGAACGCGAAACCGTCACGGATTCATCGCAAGGCGTGCAGCTTGCGACGATGCGAAGGCTCGCGCGCTATTGGTCGACAAATTATGATTGGCGCAAGGTCGAAGCGAGACTGAACGCGTTACCGCAGTTCGTCACAGAAATCGACGGGCTCGACATCCACTTCATCCACGTTCGTTCAAAACATCAGAACGCGTTGCCAATCATCGTCACGCACGGATGGCCCGGCTCGATCATCGAGCAATTGAAGATTATCGGTCCGCTGACCAATCCAACGGCGCACGGCGCAAATGCATCGGACGCTTTCGATATCGTGATTCCGTCGCTGCCGGGCTACGGTTTTTCAGGCAAGCCGACCGCGACGGGCTGGGATCCTGCACGTATCGCACGCGCGTGGATCGTCCTGATGCAACGCCTCGGATACACACGGTATGTAGCGCAAGGCGGCGACTGGGGCAATGCGGTCACGGAGCAGATGGCGCTCATCGCGCCGCCTGAACTGCTCGGCATTCACACCAACATGCCCGCTACCGTACCGGACGACATTGCCAACGCACTCAAATACGGAAACCCACCGCCGGCCGGTCTCACTCCCGATGAAAAGCATGCGTTCGATCAACTCGACAACTTCTACAAACACGGTCTCGGCTATGCGCAAGAAATGGCAAACCGTCCGCAGACGCTGTACGGAATCGAGGATTCGCCGATCGGGCTCGCTGCATGGATGCTCGATCACGACGCCGCGAGTCAGGTGATGATCGCACGCGTCTTTGACGGTCAGTCCGAGGGCCTGACGCGAGACGACGTGCTCGACAATGTCACGCTCTATTGGCTGACGAATACGGGCGTTTCATCTGCACGGCTCTATTGGGAAAACAAGCTCAACTTCTTTGCGCCGAAGCGCGTTGAGGTTCCTGTCGCCGTGAGTGTTTTTCCTGATGAGATCTACGCGGCGCCGCAGAGCTGGGCGGGGAAGGCGTATCCGAAGCTTGTTCACTACAACCGACTTCCGAAAGGCGGGCACTTTGCGGCCTGGGAACAGCCGCAAGCGTTCACGGAAGAAGTTCGCGTGAGCTTCCGGACGTTGCGCTAA
- a CDS encoding metal/formaldehyde-sensitive transcriptional repressor, whose translation MSHTIREKQKLLNRVRRIKGQVEAIERALEEEQGCIDVLQQITSCRGAMNGLLAVVLEDHIRTHLVDAETHEEPAGSATDQLIEVVHSYFK comes from the coding sequence ATGAGTCACACCATTCGCGAGAAACAGAAACTGCTCAACCGCGTCCGCCGCATCAAGGGGCAGGTGGAAGCCATCGAGCGTGCGCTCGAGGAAGAGCAGGGGTGTATCGACGTGCTGCAGCAAATAACCAGTTGTCGCGGCGCGATGAATGGCCTGCTGGCCGTTGTGCTCGAGGACCATATCCGCACCCATCTCGTCGATGCCGAAACCCACGAAGAGCCGGCCGGCAGCGCGACTGACCAGCTCATCGAAGTCGTTCACAGCTATTTCA